CGTCTGAAGGTTTGTTGGTTCTTCAAGTTAGCATAAATGCAGAGAAAGATTCTAAGGAAGTTAGAATCCTTGAACCTTTGGCGAGTCCAATTGAGGAGAGATTAAAGCTGGTGAAAAAAGCAAGTGAAGTCGGAATTCCGAGTGTAGTGAGGATTCAGCCATTAATCCCTGGATTGAGTGATAGGGATGTAGAAAACCTTTTAGATGAAATCGCTTGGGCTGGTGCTAAAATGGTCATAATCGAGTTTCTCAGAATTGAAAGAGAAAATTTTGAGTTCTATAAAAGGCTCTTTTCCACCTATAGTGAAGTTTACAGCGGAGAATGGGGGTCGTATCTGCCGAGGACGCCAAGCGAGGAAGCACCTCTCATTCAAGTTTCCCTCGAGTACAAACTTAAAACTGCAGAATTATTTGCAAAGGAGTCCAAAAGGAGAGGTTTAGCATTTGCAACGTGCAAAGAAGGCATCTTCAATCTTCACGAGCCTAAAACTATTGACTGTTGCGGAATGAGCTTTTTGGAAGTTGAGTGGACAAGGAAGCCGACGCTGTGGGATTTATATCTGGAAGCTTATGAGAAAAGGAAAGCAAGACCTGAGGACTTATGGAAGAGATGCGAGAAAGAAGGACTTTTGTGCGGTGAGCGGTTGAAGTTGTATCCTTCTTGGCTTTCAAAAAGCTTTAAAGCTCATGAAAAGAGACTTAAAAGCATTTTAAGAAAGCCCGAATTGGTCGAGAAGCTTGTTCCTGTCTTAAAATATAGAGAAGGGCATTATGTAATGAATGAATTGATTAATTAAATAATTCTATAATTCCACAATCAAAGACAGCAAAGGATAAAACATCCAAAGCTGCTGTAATTTTTAGGTGATCCTTATGG
Above is a genomic segment from Thermococcus sp. SY098 containing:
- a CDS encoding radical SAM protein, whose translation is MMVKLDYFTIGTSSHVSGLCHSIIRGEVFTTCSLGCVYCYARWYRKDGSPKPIFDVFRLIKALGNLVEENIPVTPVRFSALSDPFQPPAKITLKALKLAYKLKVPAIVNTKLYPSEKHLKVLEDLASEGLLVLQVSINAEKDSKEVRILEPLASPIEERLKLVKKASEVGIPSVVRIQPLIPGLSDRDVENLLDEIAWAGAKMVIIEFLRIERENFEFYKRLFSTYSEVYSGEWGSYLPRTPSEEAPLIQVSLEYKLKTAELFAKESKRRGLAFATCKEGIFNLHEPKTIDCCGMSFLEVEWTRKPTLWDLYLEAYEKRKARPEDLWKRCEKEGLLCGERLKLYPSWLSKSFKAHEKRLKSILRKPELVEKLVPVLKYREGHYVMNELIN